The Nocardioides houyundeii genome includes the window CCGGTGACGTCGTAGGAGAAGATCCGGCCGTGCTCGGCGGCCAGGTCGAAGCCCGCGAACAACGGAACCACCGCGAGCCCCTGCATGGCCATGCCGAGGTTGGACCGGATCAGTGCCGCCAGACGGTTCGCCTTGCCGTCCATGGAGAGCGTCGTGCCCTCGATCTTCTCGTAGTGCTCGAGCTCGGTCTGGAACAGCCGCACCATCTCCACGGCGATCCCGGCGGTGCCGGCGATCCCCACGCAGCTGTACTCGTCGGCCGGGAAGACCTTCTCGATGTCGCGCTGGGCGATGATGTTGCCCATCGTCGCCCGCCGGTCCCCGGCCATCACCACGCCACCCGGGAAGGTGGCGGCCACGATCGTGGTGCCGTGCGGTGCGAGATGGCTGGCGTCCGTGGCGGGCAGCGGCTGCTGGGACGGCAGCAGGTCCGGCGCCTGGGAGGCCAGGAAGTCAGCGAAGGAGGACGACCCCGGCTGCAGGTACGCCGCCGGGAGACGCGGTCCGTCGAGCTGTCCGGCCACTACTGGCCACCCTTCTGGATGAAGGACTTCACGAAGTCCTCGGCGTTGGTCTCCAGCACGTCGTCGATCTCGTCGAGAATCGCGTCGACGTCCCCGTCGATCGCCTCCTTGCGCTCGGCGACGTCGCTCTCGGCGACCTCGGCCTGCGACTCCTCGTCATGGGAGGACTTCCGCGGCTGCTTCTGCTCCTGGGACATATTTGAACCCTATAGCCAACTACCTCGTGAGGGCGGCGAAGAGACGCTCAGCGGTGTCGCAGGAGTCCAGCAGTCCCCCGACGTGCGCCTTGGTGCCGCGCAGCGGATCGCTGGTCGGGATCCGTTGCAGGGACTCTCGCCCGGGAAGGTCGAAGATGACCGAGTCCCACGAGGCGGCCGCGACGTCCCCGGCGTACTTCTCCAGGCAGCGGCCACGGAAGTAGGCCCGGGTGTCCTCCGGCGGCTCGTGCATGGCGCTGTCCACGGCCTCGTCGGTCAGCAGCCGCTGGATCCGGCCGGAGGCGACGAGGCGGTGGTAGAGCCCCTTGGCCGGACGGATGTCGGAGTACTGCAGGTCGATGAGGTGCAGCTTGGCGTCGTCCCACTCCAGACCGTCTCGGTCGCGGTACTGGGTGAGCAGCTTGAGCTTGGCCACCCAGTCCAGCTCGCTGGCGCAGCTGAGGGGGTCCTGCTCGAGGCGGTCCAGCACCGACTCCCACCGGGCCAGCACGTCCGAGGTCTGGTCGTCGACGTCCGACCCGTGCCGGTCCTCGACGTACTTGCGCGCCAGGTCCAGGTACTCCATCTGGAGCTGGAC containing:
- the prcB gene encoding proteasome subunit beta, coding for MAGQLDGPRLPAAYLQPGSSSFADFLASQAPDLLPSQQPLPATDASHLAPHGTTIVAATFPGGVVMAGDRRATMGNIIAQRDIEKVFPADEYSCVGIAGTAGIAVEMVRLFQTELEHYEKIEGTTLSMDGKANRLAALIRSNLGMAMQGLAVVPLFAGFDLAAEHGRIFSYDVTGGRYEETAFHAVGSGSLFARGSLKKLYRADLDADGCVTAAVQALYDAADDDSATGGPDLARRIFPVVHVITADGGHRLTDDEVAQIADRIIASRMVRPDGPAASLT
- a CDS encoding ubiquitin-like protein Pup, translated to MSQEQKQPRKSSHDEESQAEVAESDVAERKEAIDGDVDAILDEIDDVLETNAEDFVKSFIQKGGQ